Part of the Brevibacillus brevis genome is shown below.
CACCGAACGCCGCATCCGTGCTCACGGGGGCAGTCATCACGCAGCCGTACATGCCGTGATGGCCCCTCGGTTCGTACATGAGCACACGCCGGATGTCATCCAGCTCCTCGCGAAAGTACTTTCGTTTCTCGAGAATCGTCTCACCCTTCAGCGGAGGGATGCCGCCTGTAATGATGCGCAGCGGCTCTCCTCCGGTGTGCGAGTCGATGGTTGTAAACAGCTGGTTGATCTTCATGCCATTCTCCCCCTCCCTTCTATCTCTTGGCTACCAGGCATACTTGATCGCGCACGTCTTGACCTCGCTGTAAAACTCCAAAGCGGCCTGTCCCTGCTCGCGGGTATGGGAGCTGGACTGCTTCATACCGCCGAACGGAGCCTGGTATTCCACACCCGCCGTCTCCTGGTTGACCCGGACCATGCCCGCCTGCGCCCTCTCCAAAAAGAGATGGGCCTTTGCCAGATCCCGCGTGAACAGCGAGGCGCTCAGACCGTACACCGTCTGATTGCACAGCTCGACGGCCTCTGTGAAATCATCGGCAGGAAGCATGACGGCCAGCGGACCAAACACTTCCTGTTGCACCAGCGGATGAGACGCTTCCACTCCCTCGACGATCGTCGGGCGGATGAAATACCCTTGCTCCGCTATGTCTGTCGCAGGGCTTTGGGCGACGAGCCTAGCCTCTTCGTTTGCCACCCCCATGTACTTGTTCACTTTTTCATACTGCTCCACCGATGCGACCGGCCCCAGGTAAGCCGCGGGATCGAGGGCATCCCCCGCCAGGCACGAGGAGATGGCTTGTTGGAGCCTCTCCGCCAGCTTCTCGTAGATCGCCTTTTCTGCGATGATCCGGCTGGTCGCCGTACACTTTTGCCCAGCGGATTTGAACGCCCCGCTGAGAAGGATCGGCACGGTCTTGTCGAGGTCGGCATCGGCCAGGACGACCGCGGCGTTTTTCCCGCCCATCTCCGTCTGGTATTTGATGTTTCGTCCGGCGCAAGCGATGGCGACCTGCCTTCCCGTAGCGGACGAGCCCGTAAAGCTGACGGCATCGACGGCGGCTTCCTCCGTGAGCGCCGCACCGACTTCTTTGCCTCGCCCGATCACGAGGTTTAGCACGCCAGCGGGGAGCCTGGTTTCGGCAAACAGCTCTGCGAGCCGCGTCGCGGTCAAGGAGCTATTCTCTGCGGGCTTCCAGATCACGCTGTTGCCGAGAATCAGGGCAGGGGCGATTTTCCAGATCGGAATCGCCACCGGAAAATTCCAAGGCGTAATCACCGCCACGACACCGAGCGGCACGCGCCGGGTGAATTGCAGGACATTGGTGTCAGCGGAGGGAATGACGTTTCCGTTCGCCCGCATGCCCTCTCCCGCGTAGTAGCGCAGCAGGCTCACTCCTCGCGCCACTTCCCCGCGCATTTCGCCGATCTGCTTGCCCATCTCCCGGCTCGCCAGCCGTGCCAGCTCATCTGCGTGGGATTCGAGTGCAGCGGCCATTTGGTACAAAATCTCCCCGCGTGCGGCGCCAGTCATCTGAGCCCACTGTTTCTGCGCATCGCGAGCCGCTTGTTCGGCCGCCAATACGTGGGAGCGGTCGGAAAAATGCACGATCCCGATCTCTTCCGCCGTACGGGATGGGTTTTGCACCGTCATTTCGCTGCCGGACGGCGTGATCCATTCGCCGCCGATCCAGTTTTTGCTTTGCATCGCTGCCCGTCCTCCTTATTTTCCGGCGGCTGTACCAACCGCGTTGTCAAACGCCTTTTTTATCCCGGCATAGTAGTCTTGCGGCAGCGGGAGGCGCGGCGGACGGGTCGGACCTACGGGGAAGCCTGCCAGCTCCATCATGTATTTGATGGACTGTACCAGCTGTGGACTCGCATCGTAGTGGAACAGCGGCAAAAGGCGGCGATAGAGCGCTTGCGCCTCTTCCAGCTTTCCGGCCCGGGCCAGCCGGAAGATTTCCACGCCTTCTTTCGGCAACGCGTTCGGTACACCCGCAATCCAACCGGTAGCGCCGATCAGCGCGCCTTCCATGACCAGATCGTCCACGCCAACCATGACTTCCAGATCCGTTTGGGCCAAAATATCCTGCATGCGGCGGACATCGCCGGAGAACTCCTTGACAGCGACGACGTTTTCCAGCTTGGCCAGCTCGGCCAGGATGTCCGGAGTCAGGTCGATTTTGTAGTCGTGCGGGTTGTTGTAGGCGATAATCGGCAGCCCTACCGTATTCAGCGCTTCGTAGTGGGCGAATACCTCAGGCAAGAGCGGCTTGTAGTTGATCGGCGGCAAAGCCATCACCCCAGCCGCCCCCGCGTCTTTGGAAAACTGCACCCATTCCACTGCCTGGCGCGTAGACGGAGCGGCAGAGCCGACGACGACCGGGACGCGCCCTTTTGCTGCGGTGATGACCGTCTGAATCACCTTGGCCCGCTCCTCCGCCGTCATCGTCGCGTATTCCCCGAGGGAGCCGGACGGCACGAGACCGTCTACGCCCTCCTGAATGAGCCATTCGCACAGCTCGGTGAGACGCTTGTAATCGACCTCGTAGTCGTTCGTAAACGGAGTGACAATCGCCACATAAACACCTGCAAACTTCGTCATTGTGCATGCTCCTCTCCAAATCGGATGGTTTTAATGGTCGGTCGACGGCGGGATCAGCAGGAAGCCTGCTGCCAGCTCATCGTCCGGATGGTAAAAGATCGTATGCTTGCCCATCAGCCAGGCACTGCCCGCGATTTCGGTCACGACCGCAGGCAGTCCGCCCTCCTCGGTCGCCTCCAGCACCTTTCCCGTGAACAAGGAGCCAACGATGCTCTCATGCACGAAAGGCTCGCCGATGCCGATTTCCCCTTTGGCGTACAGCGTCGCCAGCTTTGCCGACGTGCCCGTGCCGCAGGGCGAGCGGTCGATGCACCGGGCGGGACGACGACCGTGTTTTTCACGTCGGCATCCGGGTGGCTGGGCGCGGTAAAAAACTCCACATGCGTGAGCCCTCGTATGAAGTCTTTCTGCGGATGTACGACCTCGATGGCTTGATTGACCGCCTTGCGGATGCGAACGGCGGTGTCGACAATGGCGGACGCTTTCGAGGGAAGCAGCTCCAGACCGAGCTTTCCCGCGTCCGTGATCGCGTAAAAATTGCCTCCGTAAGCGATGTCGCACGTGACGGCGCCCAATCCCTCGACTTGGACCGTCACATCTTGCCGGTACAAAAACGCGGGAATATTGCGAAAGGAAACCTGTTGTGCCCGACCGGACTCGACGCGAATCTCCACTTCCACCAGCCCGGCCGGCGTATCCAGCTTGAGCTTGGTGACCGGCTCCGAAACGGGGATCATCCCGGTCTCGACAAGCGTAGTGCAAAGCCCGATCGTATCGTGCCCGCACATCGGCAGGTAGCCGCCCGTCTCGATGTAGATGACCCCTACGTCCGCTTCGGGATGGCACGGCTCGACCAGCAAGGCCCCTGACATCACGTCGTGTCCCCGCGGCTCATACATGAGCAAGGTGCGAATCCAGTCGTACTCTTCTTTCATGTGCAGCATTTTTTCCGCCATCGTCTTGCCCTCGAGCTTCGGCAGTCCGCTAATGACGGTCCGCGTCGGATTTCCGCCGGTATGCGTATCCACCGTGCTAAAGACCCGGCTCGCTTTCATCGATGCAACACCCCTTTCTGAGTAAACCTGTCGTGGCGGAGCGGCTCGGTCGGGATGATGGTGTCGCTTTTCCCGTGCAGCATTTCCGACACGAGCTTGCCTGTGACCGCTGCGAGGCTGATGCCGTCTCCCTCATGCCCGGCCGCGATGAAGTAGCCGGGGACTTCCTCCACGCGGGAGACGATCGGCAAGTGATCCTCCGTCCATGGCCGCAGCCCGCAGTACGTCCGGATCACCGCAAAATCGGCAATCTTCGGGTAGTAGCGCAGAGCTCGTCTGGCCATGCAGCGCACGACATTAAGGTCGACTTTGGTATCGAATCCGACGAACTGACGGCTGGATCCGATCAGGAAGTTTTGGCTTTCCGTCGGTTCGAACACCAGCGCCACACCGTATTTCTCCGTTTCTTCGTCCACCTGGCGCTGACCGCCGAACTTGGAAATGAGATAGCCAAACTCCATGACCTTGCGCAGCCCGACAGGCTTCTGCCGGGATGCGACGATCAAGTGGCCCTTGCGTGGATGAATGGGAATATCGACGCCGACCATTTGCCCTACCAGCGGGGCCCATACACCAGCCGCATTGACGACTTGCTTCGCGGTGAAGCTGCCCGAGTCCGTCTCCAGATGAAACGTACCAGTCGCCTGATCTCGCCTCACTGTCTTGACCTCTGTACGCTGCCTGATCCGTGCGCCATGCTTTTTGGCCCCTTCGAACAGGGCGAAGGTGAGCAGGTACGGGTTGACGGTCGAGTCCGTCGCGCATTCGAGCCCGCCAAGCAGATCGTCCGCAAAATAAGGGGACTCCTGCCGGATGTCGGCGCGGTCCAGCATGCGAAACGGCAGCCCCGCTTCCTTTTGCCGCCTCACCCACTCCTCGGCCGCTTCCATCTCCGCCTCTGTCTCACAGACGAGTATGCTCCCCGGTGCCCGGTACTCGAACGAATGCTCGAGCTCACGGCTCAGCTCCTCCACCAGCATTTGGCTTTTCAGCGACATCTGGCTGTCGAAGCCGGGGTCCTTGTCGATCGCCAGGATGTTGCCGTCGCAGCGGGAGGATGTCCCCGCAGCCAGCTCTCCTTTCTCCAGCACCACGACGTCAAGGCCGGACTTGGCTGCGTAATAGGCGATCGCTCCTCCGATAATGCCGCCTCCGATTACGGCGATCTCGGCATGGGATTGCGTAGGTACCGTCATGGCTGATTCTCCTCGAAAATGATTATGGACCTTCCACTTTTCGTAATTGCAAAGCGCATGCCAACCGGATTTTGCTGATTTCCCTCCTCCTTTGTCTAAATTCTTTTACAATTCAATCGCGCTATGTATAATAAGCAAGAAAGTGTTGATGATTTTATACACTCCGAAAAGGGTGAGCAGGTTGAAGCATCAATTGCCTGATATCGCGAAAATCATGCAGTCAAACTTTTGCGTCTGCCAATTGGATGAGTTGGCGTTCGTGGATGCGAAGGACAATCTGTTTGTTTTTGTACAGGCGGACAGCCGCTGGCACGCCGCCCCCGCAGCCCGTCTGACGGCAGAGAACCGGACGCTGCTGTCCGATTGGCCCTGGGAGCCGACTGTCGCGATCTCACAGGACACTCCCCTGGCGCAGGCGGTTCCACTCCTGACAGCGCATCACGCACTGCTGGTCATGAATGCTGCGGGTCATCCGACAGGCTATCTGGACCGAAGCACCGTGCTGAACGCCGTTTTTTCCTCGTATGAAGTGCTCGAGGCCTACTTTCAGACGATGATCAAAACGATGGACGCCTCCATTTCCGTCATCGATGAAGAGACAAAGATCGTAGTCTGGACAGAGGGAGCGGAGCGCATCTTTTCCTTGAGAAGCAAAGACGTGCTCAGCCATCCCATCACCGACTTTTTCCCGCTCGACATGCTGGAGACGCTCAAATCGCTCACCACCGGACAGTCCGTCTACCGTCACCAGCACCAGCCTCGCGAAGACCTGGTCGTCCTGATCAATACAAACCCCATTTACCTGCACGACAAGATCATCGGAGCAGTGGCCGCCGAAACGGACATTACGAGCCAGGTGCGGCTCAATCAGGAGCTGCTCAACGTCAACAAGAAAGTGCTTCATTTGCAGCAGGAAATGGCCCGAATGAGCCCTGCAGCCGACCCCTTCCAGCCGATCAAGGGAACCAGTCAGGCGATTCGCCAGATCAAAGGAATGATTCAAAAGCTGAAGGCAACCCAAGCCACTGTCCTGATCCTGGGGGAAAGCGGTGTCGGGAAGGAGCTGTTCGCCAAAGCGGTGCACGACGTGCGGGAAGGTCCGGACGCCCCGTTTATCGCCATCAACTGCGGAGCGATTTCGCCGACGCTGTTCGAGAGCGAGCTGTTCGGCTATGAAAAAGGGGCTTTTTCCGGTGCGGATCAAAAAGGGAAAAAAGGGATGATCGAGCTGGCGCGCGGGGGGACACTGTTTCTGGATGAGGTCGGAGAAATGCCGCTGGACATGCAGGTGAAGCTGCTGCGCGTGCTGCAGGAGAAAAAATACTATCCCGTAGGCGGCACGAGGCAGATCGAAGCCGACTTCCGCATCGTCGCCGCCACGAATAAAAATCTCGAGGAACTGGTGAAGGAAGGAAAGTTTCGCGAGGACCTGTTCTACCGCATCAATGTGGTGACCTTGAAAATTCCTCCGCTGCGAGAGCGCATCGAGGATACGATCGAACTGGCGCATTTTTTCCTCTACGAATTTTCTTTACGCTACAATCGTCCCATTCATGCCATTTCGCAGAACGTCATGCAAAATTTGCTGCAATACGACTGGCCCGGCAATATCCGCGAGCTGAGAAACGCCATCGAGCGTCTGGTGGTGTTTGCGACCGACGGGACGATCAAGGAAGAAGACTTGCCGTATTCCCTGCAAGGCGGGCATAAGCCCTCGCCGCCTCCATTGCCGGGCGAGCTGATTTCGCTGCAAGCGGAGCTCGAGGCGCATGAACGCCGCGTCATTTTGCGGGCGATCGAGCTGGAGAACGGAAACAAGCAGGCCGCGGCCAAGCGGCTCGGGATTTCCCGGGCGACGCTTTATAACAAGTTGAATAAGTAGCAAAAAAGCAGCCTCCTCCAGGCTGCTTTTTCTCACTTCACTACCCCTACTTTCGGAAAAAAAACGAGAAAAGACGCCGATAGACGATGCGACGGTGGCTTCCCCTTCTGGGGGGCAGCGCCTCTGACAAAATGCGGACCCATTCCATGGTTGATTCCTCCTTTGTCTGATGGACGTGCAGCCTTCCACGCTCCTACGCACCCAGGTACGCTTTTACGATGGACTCGTCGCTGCGGAGCACTTCCGCCGTATTTTCCATGACGATCCGTCCCGTCTCGAGCACGTAGCCTCGGTGGGCCAGGCGCAAAGCGGCCTTGGCGTTTTGTTCGATCAAAAGGACCGTCGTTCCTTGCTGGTTGATTTCCTTTATGATTTGCATGATCTCTTGCACAATGATCGGGGCGAGCCCCATAGACGGTTCATCCAGCATCAGGAGCTTGGGGCGGGCCATGAGACCCCGGCAGATCGCCAGCATTTGCTGTTCCCCGCCGCTGAGTGTGCCCCCGAGCTGTCCGCTGCGCTCCCTCAACCTGGGAAACAAGGTAAAGGCCCGTTCGATTCCTTCCGCGATAAACGCCCTGTCTTTTCTCTGTGTGAATCCGCCCAGCTCCAGATTTTCGCGGACGGTCAGGCCGGCGAAGATGCGGCGTCCTTCCGGCACGTGAACGACGCCTGCCTCCACGATCTGATGGGGGGACTTGCCGACGAGGCTGTTCCCCTCCAGGCGGATGTCGCCGCCCCCGGGGGAAACGAGTCCGGAGATGGTTTTGAGCGTCGTGCTTTTCCCGGCTCCGTTGCTTCCTAGCAAAGCGACAATCTCTCCCTGTCGCACCTCGAGGCTGATCCCTTTCAGCGCCTCGATCTTCCCGTAAAACGAATGCACGTCATGGATCGTCAGGAGGGCGCTCATCCGACCTCCTCCTTCCCGAGGTAAGCCTCAACCACACGGGGATCGTTCAGGACGTCTTGAGGCGATCCCTCGGCGATTTTTTGTCCGTAGTCGAGCACGATGACCCGATCCGAGATTTTCTTGATCAGGCCCATGTCGTGCTCGATGATGACTACCGTCAGCAGGTAGACATCGCGGATGCGCCGGATCAGGGCGATGAGGTTTTCTTTCTCCTCGTAGTTCAATCCTGCAGCCGGCTCATCCAAAAGCAGCACGCGCGGCTTCGTCGCCAGCGCCCTGGCGATCTCCAGGTAGCGCTGTGCCCCGTACGGCAAATGTTTGGCGATGCGCTGGGCGTATTCGCTGATGCCGACGAACTGCAGACAAGCCATAGCCGTCTCTTCGATCAGCTGTTCTTCCTGCCTTTGGGCCCGCGTCCGCCACAGCGCTCCCCACACCGCCTGACTGGTGCGGCTGTGCATGCCCGACTTGACGTTGTCCAGTACCGTCAGATTGGGAAACAGCCGCAGGTTCTGAAACGTGCGGGCCATCCCCAATCGAGTGATCTGGCTCGGCTTTTTGCCCACGAGGTTTTCGTCGTCCAGCAGGATTTGTCCGGCGGTCGGCCGGTAGAAGCCCGTTACCATGTTAAATACGGAGGTTTTCCCCGCACCGTTCGGCCCGATGACGCTGGTGATGGAGCCCTCCTCGACAGCAAAGCTCAAATCGCTCACCGCCGTCAAGCCGCCGAACTTAAGCGTTATATTTGTGAGTGTCAAGGCCGACTTCGACATCGACTTCGTCCCCCTTTCGCGCCCTCTGTCCCTTGCGCCCGGAGGCCTTGACCCTTTCGTAGCTGGCAGGCCACAAGCCTTGGGGACGGAACAGCATCATGGCGACCAGCGCGGCGCCGAAGATCACATAGCGCCAATCCTCCACGGAGCGCAGCAGCTCGGGCAGCGCGATGACGAGCACCGCTCCCAGCACCACGCCAGGGATGCTGCCGAGTCCGCCAAGAACGACCGCGAGCAATATCATAATCGACTGTGTAAAGCTAAAGCTGAGCGGAGCGATGGCGCTCATCTTGACGGCGAAAATGGAGCCCGCCATGCTCCCGATCACCGCCCCGATCGAGTACGCAAGCAGCTTCATGTTGATGCGATTGATCCCCATCGCCTCTGCCGCATCCTCGTCTTCCCGAATGTACATCCACGCCCTGCCCAGCCGCGACGACCCCAGCCTCCTGACGGCAAGCACGGCGAGCACGGCTACGATCAGGATCAAATAGTAAAAATCCAGCTGCCCTCCCAGCACATACCCCCCGATGGAGGGACGGGGAATGCCGTAGATCCCGGACGCGGAGCCGGTGATGCTCAGATTGATCGCCAGGATGCGGATGATTTCTCCAAAGCCGAGCGTGACGATCGCCAGGTAATCGCTGCGCAGCCGAAGAGTAGGCGCTCCTACGATGACACCCACTACCGCCGCAAACACCATGGCCACCGGCAAGGTCAACCAGAACGACCAATGGTAGACGGTCATCAAAATCCCCGTCGTATACGCTCCTACCGCGAAAAAAGCAGCGTAGCCGAGGTCCAGCAGCCCGGCAAAGCCGACGACGACGTTCAGGCCCTGGGCGAGCACCACGTAAAACAGGGCCAATGTCGCGACATCGAGCCAGTAATTGTTTGACAAAAAGGGAAGCAGGCAAAGGGCGACCAGCAAGAGGGGGATACCGAGCTTTTTTGATGGGAGTCTCATCCGCTACATCCTCTCTGTTACTTTCTCGCCCATGATGCCGGTCGGTTTCAGCACCAGGATCAGGATCAAGAGGGAAAAGGCGACGACATCCTTCCATGAGCCGCCAAACACAAAGGTCCCTGCCGTCTCCATCAGCCCGAGCAACAGACCGCCCAGCATCGCTCCCGGGATGCTGCCGATGCCTCCCAGCACTGCCGCCGTGAATGCTTTGAGCCCGATGATGAAGCCCATCATGAAATTGACCGTGCCGTAGTACGCACCTGCCATCGTACCCGCTCCGGCAGCCAGGGAAGCGCCGATGAAGAAGGTCAGGCCGATCACCCTGTGGACGTTGATGCCCATGAGATGGCAGGCTGTCTGGTCGTGGGCGATCGCACGCATCGCTTTTCCGTACAAGGTCCGGTTAATGAACAAATGCAAGCCGAGCATCAGGAGGGCGGAGATGAGCACCAGACCGAGCTGCGTATAGGTGATCTGGGCTCCGAAGACGTTCCAGCCGTCATGGGAAAGCTGCAGCGGATATACCTGGTACTGCGCTCCCCACACGATCATCGAGCCGTTTTCCAAAAAGAGCGATACGCCGATCGCCGTAATCAGGATGGACAGCCGGGGGGCGAGCAGCAACGGCCGGTAAGCCACCCGCTCGATCCCCATCCCGACCACCCCGACGATCGCCATCGTGAGCAGCAGCACGACGGCGATGCCCATGAGTCCGGTGCCGGAGCCGTTTCCGCTGATGAGACTAAGCAGGCTGTATCCGACGAATGCCCCTAGCATGTACAGGTCGCCATGTGCGAAGTTGAGCAATTTGATGATGCCAAAAACCATGGTATAGCCCAGAGCGATCAGGCTGTAAAAAGCGCCGATCACCAAACCGTCTGCCAGCGTCTGAACCAGAATGTCCATGCGTCCACCTTCCTTTCGCGATTATTTGGCGAGCGAAAACTTGCCGCCTGCCACTTTCAGAACCGCAAAGTTGGAAGTGTCCAGGGTGTTCTGGGCGTTGAAGGAGATCGTCTGACCGAGGGCTTTGAAGTCTTTCGTTTCCTTGATCGCTTTTTTCAGCGCATCGTGGTCGGTGGAGTTGGCGCGCTTCAGTGCATCGGCAAGCAGGTTGACGGCGTTGTAGCTGAGCGCGGAGAAAGGTCCGGGAGCCAGGTTGTTGTACGTTTGCTTGTACTCGCTGGTGAACGCTTCCGCCCCTTCGATAAACTCGGCTGTCGGGGTCGCGGTGATCAGCAGCCCTTCCGCATTGTCGGTCCCGGCGATCTTGATGATGTCTTCGCTAAACGATCCGTCGCCGACCATGAACAAGCCGGATACTCCTTTTTGCCTGAACTGCTTGAGCAAAAGTCCTCCCGCCGCGTAGTAGCCAGTGAAATAGGTGGCATCCGGACCGATTCCCTTCAGCTTGGTGACGAGGGCGCTGAAATCTTTTTCCTCGGGGTTGATGGCTTCGTACGCCACGACGGAGCCGCCCGCCTTTTCGACCGCCGCTTTGGCGAAATCGGCCAAGTCTTTGGCATAGGCCGAGTTGTCGTGAATCAGCGCGACTTTTTTCGCCTGATTGGCTGCCATGTAATCCGCAGCCGTCTGGGCCTGGTCTGGCGTCAGGCCATTGATCAGAAACAGGGTGTCATAGCCTTGGGCAGGCAGCTTGGCAGAGTTGGCGGCAGGGACTATCATCGGAATATTCGCATTTTTAAAGACGCCGGAAGATGGCAGCGTCGCACCAGAGCAGTAGCCTCCCACGACAGCCACCACGTTTTGCGAGACGAGCTTGTTTGCCGCCGTCGTCGCCATTTGCGGATCGCATCCGTCATCCGCCACCTCGATTTTCAGCTTCTTCCCGAGTACCCCGCCGCTGTCGTTCACCTTTTTGACCGCCATCTCGATGGCGTTCTGCATGTCCTTTCCATCCGTAGCGTTGTTGCCCGTCACAGGCAGGAGCACCCCGACCAGGATTTCATCCCCGCCAGCCGTCCCCGACGACTGTCCTTGATTCGCACAACCCGCCACGGCAAGCGAAAGTGCCAACAATGCTGCCGTAATCGCGCTTCTCCATTTTTTCATACCCATCCCCCCGCATGAATATTATTCGATGGACGCCCATTTCCAGTCGATTGCGCCCAGGCCGTCCTGGAAAACACCTTTGACCTTGTCGTTTTTCACCCAAGTATGTGTATAGAAGTAAATCGGCATGATCGGCATTTCGTCCATCATGATTTGTTCGGCTTCGCGCAGCAGCGTCTTGCGCTTTTCCGCATCCCCCTCTGTCGCCGACTGGTTCAGCAGCTCCTTGAACCTCGGATTTTCCCAGCGCGTGTCGTTGTTTCCTCCGTTCTTGTCCTTGAACAGCTCCAGGAAGTTGATCGGATCGTTGAAATCTCCCGACCAGCCCAGGCGGCCTACCTGGTAGTTCCCTTCGTGCAGGGTTTCGAGGTAGACTTTCCACTCCTGGTTTTCCAGCTTCACTTCTGCCCCCAGATTTTTCCGCCATTGATCCTGAATGGCCTCCGCGATCTTTTTATGGACATCCGACGTGTTGTAGACGAGCTTGATTGGAGGCAGCTTGGTCATTCCCAGCTCCTGAAGCCCTTCGGCCAGCAGCTTTTTGGCTGTCTCCTGGTCGTTGTCCTTGAAATAGCCGTCCTGGCTCAGCGCCATCGTCGGCGGCACAGCGGCCATCGCTGGCTGTTCATTGGCCTGCAGGACATTGTCGATCAGCGCTTGCCGATTGATGGAATAGGCAAAGGCTTTTCGGATTTTCACATTGTTGAACGGAGGTTTCTCTGTATTGAATTTATACCAGTACGTAGCGCCCACCGGCTTGACCTGCAGCTTTCCGCTGTCTTTCATGGCGGGCATCGCATCGATCGGCAGGGTGCTCATCGGCGAACCGGCCCAATCGATTTCCCCGTTTTCAAACATGGACAGCTCGGTGTTTTCATCCTCGACCATGGAGAAGTCGATCTCGTCCAGCTTCACGCTGTCCTTGTCCCAATAGTTGTCGTTTTTGACGAGTACCAGCTTGCTCTTGTGCTCCCACTTTTCCATCTTGAATGGACCGTTGCCCAAATGCGTCTTTGCGTCTGATGCCCAGTTCGGATTTGCCTCGATAAGCTTTTTATTTACCGGGAAATACGTTTGGAAAGCGGTCAACTCCAGGAAGAAGGGAGTCGGGTTTTCCAGTTCCACTTGCAGCGTCTTGTCGTCAATGGCTTTCACCCCTACGTCTTCCAGCGAGCCCTGGCCTTTATTCGCTTTCTCCGCATTCTTGATGTAGTAGAGCTGGTAGGCGTAGTTGGAGGCTGTCTTCGGATCCAGCGCCCGCTTCCAGGCGTACTCGAAATCGTGCGCGGTAACCGGCTCGCCATTGCTCCACTTGGAATCGCGCAAGGTGAAGGTGTACGTTTTCAGATCCTTTGATACGTCGATTTTCTCCGCGACAGCTTCTGCCGGTTTTCCGTCGGGTCCGATTCTCGTCAGTCCGTCGAAGAGTGCCTTCGTAATCGCAGCCGATGTCGTGTCCTCGGCCAGACCCGGGTCTGCGCTCGGCGGCTCGGAATGCAGATTCCACCGCAAGACTTGCTTCGTTTTCGGCTTTTCTGCCGGGGCAGGCTGCGGTGCTCCCTGCTGCTGCGCTTGTCCTTGTGGCTGCTCCGCGGGCTTGGCGGCCGGCTGTCCTCCGCATCCGGCCAAGGCAGCTCCCAGCATGGCTATACCGCCGATGAGCGCAAAGATACTTTTTTTCAAGCGATCAACCCCTCATTCTATCGTTTGCAACTTTCGCAATTTACAGAAAAATGCAAGAGGTGTGCCAAACCGGAGCAGACCGAAACCTGCCGATATTTGAAGCAGGTGTATCAATCCTTTTACACTATGCTGTCTAGTGTCTTGAAAGCTAGACAGCCGTGCAAGTAGAAACCTGGCTACGCCATCCCTTTTGGCGGAGCCGCTTTCCCTTATACCGGACAGGAATTGGATGCATTTCTCTCCAAAAAAATAACCCTTGACTGCCATGCATCCGTCAAGGGTTTTACGCTTCGCTTTTGTCTACAGGATGATCAAATCGCGCGGTGAATGGGTCAGCACTTCATTGCCTTCCTCCGTTACCACGATGTCGTCTTCGATTCGCACGCCACCAAGGTCCGGGATGTAGATTCCCGGTTCCACCGTCAGCACCATGCCTGGCTGAATGGTCGCCGTGCAGCGCGTGGACATGAACGGCTCTTCGTGAAT
Proteins encoded:
- a CDS encoding ABC transporter ATP-binding protein; this encodes MSKSALTLTNITLKFGGLTAVSDLSFAVEEGSITSVIGPNGAGKTSVFNMVTGFYRPTAGQILLDDENLVGKKPSQITRLGMARTFQNLRLFPNLTVLDNVKSGMHSRTSQAVWGALWRTRAQRQEEQLIEETAMACLQFVGISEYAQRIAKHLPYGAQRYLEIARALATKPRVLLLDEPAAGLNYEEKENLIALIRRIRDVYLLTVVIIEHDMGLIKKISDRVIVLDYGQKIAEGSPQDVLNDPRVVEAYLGKEEVG
- a CDS encoding ABC transporter permease subunit, whose amino-acid sequence is MRLPSKKLGIPLLLVALCLLPFLSNNYWLDVATLALFYVVLAQGLNVVVGFAGLLDLGYAAFFAVGAYTTGILMTVYHWSFWLTLPVAMVFAAVVGVIVGAPTLRLRSDYLAIVTLGFGEIIRILAINLSITGSASGIYGIPRPSIGGYVLGGQLDFYYLILIVAVLAVLAVRRLGSSRLGRAWMYIREDEDAAEAMGINRINMKLLAYSIGAVIGSMAGSIFAVKMSAIAPLSFSFTQSIMILLAVVLGGLGSIPGVVLGAVLVIALPELLRSVEDWRYVIFGAALVAMMLFRPQGLWPASYERVKASGRKGQRARKGDEVDVEVGLDTHKYNA
- a CDS encoding branched-chain amino acid ABC transporter permease — translated: MDILVQTLADGLVIGAFYSLIALGYTMVFGIIKLLNFAHGDLYMLGAFVGYSLLSLISGNGSGTGLMGIAVVLLLTMAIVGVVGMGIERVAYRPLLLAPRLSILITAIGVSLFLENGSMIVWGAQYQVYPLQLSHDGWNVFGAQITYTQLGLVLISALLMLGLHLFINRTLYGKAMRAIAHDQTACHLMGINVHRVIGLTFFIGASLAAGAGTMAGAYYGTVNFMMGFIIGLKAFTAAVLGGIGSIPGAMLGGLLLGLMETAGTFVFGGSWKDVVAFSLLILILVLKPTGIMGEKVTERM
- a CDS encoding branched-chain amino acid ABC transporter substrate-binding protein → MKKWRSAITAALLALSLAVAGCANQGQSSGTAGGDEILVGVLLPVTGNNATDGKDMQNAIEMAVKKVNDSGGVLGKKLKIEVADDGCDPQMATTAANKLVSQNVVAVVGGYCSGATLPSSGVFKNANIPMIVPAANSAKLPAQGYDTLFLINGLTPDQAQTAADYMAANQAKKVALIHDNSAYAKDLADFAKAAVEKAGGSVVAYEAINPEEKDFSALVTKLKGIGPDATYFTGYYAAGGLLLKQFRQKGVSGLFMVGDGSFSEDIIKIAGTDNAEGLLITATPTAEFIEGAEAFTSEYKQTYNNLAPGPFSALSYNAVNLLADALKRANSTDHDALKKAIKETKDFKALGQTISFNAQNTLDTSNFAVLKVAGGKFSLAK
- a CDS encoding peptide ABC transporter substrate-binding protein produces the protein MKKSIFALIGGIAMLGAALAGCGGQPAAKPAEQPQGQAQQQGAPQPAPAEKPKTKQVLRWNLHSEPPSADPGLAEDTTSAAITKALFDGLTRIGPDGKPAEAVAEKIDVSKDLKTYTFTLRDSKWSNGEPVTAHDFEYAWKRALDPKTASNYAYQLYYIKNAEKANKGQGSLEDVGVKAIDDKTLQVELENPTPFFLELTAFQTYFPVNKKLIEANPNWASDAKTHLGNGPFKMEKWEHKSKLVLVKNDNYWDKDSVKLDEIDFSMVEDENTELSMFENGEIDWAGSPMSTLPIDAMPAMKDSGKLQVKPVGATYWYKFNTEKPPFNNVKIRKAFAYSINRQALIDNVLQANEQPAMAAVPPTMALSQDGYFKDNDQETAKKLLAEGLQELGMTKLPPIKLVYNTSDVHKKIAEAIQDQWRKNLGAEVKLENQEWKVYLETLHEGNYQVGRLGWSGDFNDPINFLELFKDKNGGNNDTRWENPRFKELLNQSATEGDAEKRKTLLREAEQIMMDEMPIMPIYFYTHTWVKNDKVKGVFQDGLGAIDWKWASIE